The Streptomyces laurentii region AGGGGATGAAGGGGCGGCTCGGAGCGGCCGGGGGTGAGGCTGGAGGGGGTGGTGATGACTGTGTAAGCAAGTCGACTTATCCCCAGGTCGAGGTGTGTCCCTGTGGATAACTAGAGGTGAGCTGGGGAACACGCCCCCGGCCTTCGCTCTCGGCCCTCCGGCCCCGGTTTCAGGCCCGGCCGTCCTGCGCGCGCGCCAGCCAGTCCGAGGCCGCCGTGAACGCGGTGTCCGAGGTCCCGCGCCGCAGCGGCGGCAGATCCCCGGCCTCGACGCCCGCCCGCGGATACGAGCCGAGGAAACGCACCTTCGGGCACATGCGCTTCAGCCCCATCAGCGCCTCCCCGACCCGGCGGTCGGAAATGTGGCCCTCGGCGTCGACGGCGAAGCAGTAGTTGCCGATGCCCGCGCCCGTCGGACGGGACTGGATCAGCATCAGGTTGACCCCGCGGACCGCGAATTCCTGGAGGAGTTCGAGCAGGGCACCCGGGTGGTCGTCGCCGAGCCACAGCACCACCGAGGTCTTGTCGGCGCCCGTCGGCGCCGCCGGGCGGGCCGGCCGGCCCACGAGTACGAAGCGCGTCTCGGCGTTCTCGGCGTCGTGGATCTCGGTGACCAGGGGTTCGAGGCCGTACGTCGCCGCCGCGAACTCGCCCGCGAAGGCCGCGTCGAACCGGCCCTCCTGCACCAGCCGGGCCCCGTCCGCGTTGGAGGCGGCCGACTCCCACACCGCGTCCGGCAGATGGGCCCGCAGCCAGTTCCGCACCTGCGGCTGGGCGACCGGGTGCCCGGTGACCGTCTTGATCTCCGAGAGCTTCGTCCCGGGCCGTACGAGCAGCGCGAACGCGATCGGCAGCAGCACCTCGCGGTAGATCATCAGCGGCTCGCCGGACGCCAGCTCGTCCAGGGTCGCGGTCACCCCGCCCTCGACCGAGTTCTCGATCGGGACGAGCGCCGCGGCCGCCTCCCCGTTGCGTACGGCGTCCAGCGCGGCCGGCACCGAGACCATCGGGACGAGCACCCGCGTCGCGGCCTCGGGCAGCGTGCGCAACGCGGCCTCCGTGAACGTGCCTTCGGGACCGAGATACGTATACCGGGTGGCTGACATGCGAGTCACCCTAACGGCAGCGGGCCCCGGTCCCGGGGCCCGTCCACGCCTTGGCACCCGGTCCCGGCGGCCTGCCGGGACCGTGCACGATCACCTGGGGACTACGCCTCCAGGAGCCGCTGTCCCACGTACTCGCCCGTCGCCGGTCCGCCCGGCGCCGCGAACAGACCGCTCGTCTCGTGCCGGATGAACGCGGACAGCGCGTCGCCCCGGTCGAGCTTGCGCTGCACCGGCACGAAGCCGCGCAGCGGGTCCGCCTGCCAGGCGATGAACAGCAGTCCGGCGTCCGGCGTCCCGTCCGCCCCGATCCCGTCGTGGTACGAGAACGGACGGCGCAGCATCGCCGCCCCGCCATTTTGTGCGGGGGCGGAAATCCGGGAGTGCGCGTTGTTCGGGATGACGGTCTTGCCGTCCGCGCCGAGCTTGTTCAGATCGAGCGGGGTCGTCTCCGAGCCGCCGGAGAGCGGCGCGCCGTCCGACTTCCGCCGGCCGATCACCTGCTCCTGCTCCGGCCGGCTCAGCCCCTCCCAGTCGTCGAGCAGCATCCGGATCCGCCGGACGACCGCGTAGGAGCCGCCCGCCATCCACGCCTGGGCGCCGGACGCGCCGTCGGGGACGAAGATCCGCTGGTCGAAGCTGGACTGGGCGGGGACGGGGTTGTTGGTGCCGTCGACCTGGCCCATCAGGTTCCGGGCGGTCATCGGCTTGGCGGTGGCGCCGGCCGAGCGGTTGAAACCGTTCATCTGCCAGCGCACCCGGGCCGCCCCGGCCGCGTCCTTCTGGACGGCGCGCAGCGCGTGGAAGGCGACGAGCGCGTCGTCCGCGCCGATCTGCACCCACAGATCGCCCTCCGACCGCTTGGGGTCGAGGACGTCGGAGGAGAAGGCGGGCAGCGGGTCGAGCTGCGCGGGACGGCGGGCGGTGAGCCCGGTGCGGTCGAAGAAGGTACGGCCGAAGCCGAACGTCAGCGTCAGGGAGGAAGGGCCGGCGTCCAGCGAGATGTCCGTGTCGGCGCCGTTCGCCGGCTTGCCCTCCATCAGCGTCCCGGCCGTCGTCGACCAGCGGCGCAGCAGCGCGGCGGCCTCCTTGCGCCCCGCGCCCGGCACGAGGTCGAAGGCGATCAGATGGCCGCGGGACTGCAGCGGCGTGGTGATCCCCGCTTGATGTTTCCCGTGAAACATCACCTCGGTCGACCCGACCGTCGTGAGGGCGGGCGCACTGGGGGCGCTCTCCCCCGAGACGGCCGAGGCGATGCCGGCGCCGCTGACCGCGCCGACCACCAGGCCGCCGGCCCCGGCCGCGCCGAGGGTGCCGAGCACCCGGCGCCGGGACATCTCCACGGTGGTGCCGTCGTTCCCAGGGGTGTCGTCGGACGTGTTCACAGGCGTGCTCACAGGCGTTCTTTTGGGCTTGCTCACGGGTCAGCCGATCTTCACGTTCTTCTCGATGGTGGTCTGGTCGATATCGGAGGTACGGACCGTCACCCGCATCAGCCACTCGCCCGGCATCGGCAACTGGACGCCGGACGCGCTCCAGTGGCCGGTCTGGATGCGGTCGGGCACGACCGGGAGCGGGCCGATGCCCTTGGCCGTCAGAGTGAAGGCGACCTTCACCTCCGGGACGTCCAGGGCACTCCCGTCGGGCCGTACGACATAGATGTGCAGCGCGTTGGCCCCCGTACGGCCGGGGTCGAGGGTGAGCTGCACGGTGCCCTTGCCGTTCGCGCCGCCCGTGTCGAAGGGCAGCCGGACGTCGACGGGACGGTTCGGGACGGCGGGGGCGCCGGCCGCGGTCCGGGCCGGGCCCGCCTCCTCCTCGGTACGGGCGGGTTCGGTGGAGGTCAGGACGGTCGTCACGGCGAGCAGGACGACGGCGACGGAGGCCTCGGTGAGCACCGAGCGGCGCAGTCCGGACCGTTCGGGGTCGGCGTCCCGCTCCTTCTTCCGGCGGGCGGTGGCGACGGCGGCCCGCTGCCGGGCGAGCTGCTCGGCCCGCTCGGCGTCCACCTCGGCGGCCTCGGCGGCCTCGTCCGCTTCGACGACATCCGTCGGCTCCTCGCCGGTGGCCTCGGCATCGCTTCCCGCCGCGGCCCCGGTCCCGTCTCCGGCCGGGGCCGGTTCCCCGAGGCGCCGGACCCAGCGCCGCGATATCCAGCCGATGCCCAGGAGGACGGCGACCAGACCGGCCTTGACCAGGAGCAGCTGCCCGTACCGGGTGCCGGTCAGCGCCGACCAGGTGCCCACCTGCCGCCAGGACTGGTAGATCCCGGTGGCGGCGAGGACGACGACCGCGCCGAACGCGAGCGTCGAGTAGCGCTCGACCGCCGCCCGGCCGAGGGCGGCCGGAGCGCGGTGGAGTGCCACGAGCAGCGTGGCCAGGCCGCCCAGCCAGACCGCGACGGCCAGCAGGTGCAGGATGTCGACGGGCATGGCGATGCCCGGCTGGAGCCCGGTCGAGGCGTGCTCGGCGAGGGCCCAGGTCCCGGCGACACCGGCGGCGACCACGGTCCCGCCGAGGGCGAGCCCGAAGGTGAGGTCGCGGTGGTCCGCCTCCTCGCGCCGCCGGGCATACGCGCCGAACAGCACGGCCACGAACAGCGCCGCCGCGCCGAGCAGCAGCAGCCGCGAGGAGAGCGCGGCCCCGGTCTTGGTCTCCAGGACGGCCCGCAGCCCGCCCAGGTCGAAGACGTCGGCGAGCCTGCCGGTACGGGTGTACGGGTGCCGTAGGAGCAGCAGGGCCAGGGTGGCGGCGGTCAGCGTGAGCCAGCCGCGGACCACCAGCTTCTGTACGGGCCGTACGGCCGCGCCGCCCGGCCAGCAGGCCAGGACGAAGGCGCCGCCGCCGACGAGGACGACGAAGCCGGCGTACGCGAGGTAGCGCGCGATCCCGTACAGCGCGCCGACGAGTCCGCCGCCCACCGCCGTGTCGGGGAGGGAGACGGCGGTCTTCGAGGGGGCGCCGACGGAGAAGGTGAAGGCGCCGGAGATCGGATGGCTGTCGGCCGAGACGGTCTGCCAGGCCACGGTGTAGGTGCCGTCGGGCAGGCCGGGCAGCAGGGCGACCCCGTAGCGGACGGTCGAGTTGCTGCACAGGTCGCGGATCTCGCCGGTGTCGACACGCTTGCCCGCCGGGTCGAGTACCCGGAGGGAGTCGTCGCTCATGGCGACCTGCTCGGAGAAGGTGAGGTTGACCTCCTTGGGGGCGGTGGCGATCACCGCCCCGTCCTGCGGGTCGCTGCCGGTCAGCGCCGCGTGCGCGGACGCGGGGCCCGCCGTGGCGAGCAGCGTGCCCAGGAGCGCGGCGACGACGAGCAGCAGCCGGGCGAGAGCCGGCCCGAGGCGCGGGGCGGTGGTCAGCATGGGTGGGTCACTCCCTCACAGGGCTCAGTGCTGCTTCGGGTTGTGGTTGGGCGCCTCGACCGGGAGGTCGACCTTGATGGCGTCGGACTTCTCGAAGTGCAGCTCGATGGCGACCTTCTCGCCCTGCTTGGGCTTCTGCTTCAGCTGCATGAACATGATGTGGTTGCCCCCGCGTTCGAGCTTCAGCTCGCCGTTGGCGGGGACGTCGAAGGACTTCACCGGCTGCATCTTCTGGTTCTTGGTCTCGTGGAGCGAGACGTCGTCCGAGATGACACTGGTGACCGACGTGAGCTTGTCGGCGGTGTCCCCGGTGTTGGTGATGGTGAGGAAGCCGCCGGCCATGTCCATCACGGGCTGGGGCATGAACGCGCCGCTGACCTTCAGCTGCGGCTTGCCGGCGTCGGCCTTCGCCGGAGCGTCCGAGCCGGAGTCCGAGGAGCAGCCGGTCAGGGTGAGCGCGGCGGCGACGGCTATGGCGGAGAAGGCGGACAGGCTGGTGGTGCGGCGGTTCACGGGGTCTCTCCCTTGATGAGCTTCGGCAGGTCTTTGGCGTAGTCGTCGGAGCTGGTGTTCTCGCCGTACAGGACGTAGCCCTGGTCGGTGGTCGGCGAGAAAGCGATCACCTGCGCTCCATGCATGGAGACGACGTTGCCGTTCTTGTCCTTCGTGGCCGGGTCGATGCCGATGCCGATGGACCGGGCGCCGGCCTGGATGGCCGGGAAGTCACCGGTGAGCCCGATGAACGAGGGGTCCCCGGCGGCGGGCAGCCACTTGCCGAGTTCGGCGGCGGTGTCGCGTTCGGGGTCGGTGGTGACGAAGACGACCTGGAGCTTGTCCTGGTCGGCCTTGGGGAGCTGCTTGCGCGCGATGGCGATGTTGCTCATCGTCATCGGGCAGACGTCGGGGCAGTGGGTGTAGCCGAAGTAGACGAGCGTCGCCTTGCCCTTGGTCCGCTCGCGCAGGTCGAAGCTCTTGCCCTGGGTGTCCGTGAGGACCAGGTCGGGCTTGGCGAACGGCCGGTCGAGGGCGGTGCCCGCCTTGTCGGGGTCGCTGCCGCCGGTGATCTGGGTGACGCCGCTGGCCGTGGCGTCGGTTTTCTTGTCGTCACCGCCGTCGGAGCCGACGACCGCCGTGATGCCGATGGCGGCGGCGATCGCCACCACGGCGATGATCAGCGGGGCGCGACGGCCCGGGCGGCGGCCCTCGCCGCCGCCGGAGCCCCCGGCGCTTCCCGCGTTTCCTGCGCTTCCGGCCGCCTTGACGGCCGGTGGTGTCTTGTCGGACATGTGCGTCTTTCGGTTCGGGGATGAGCGTCAGGCCGAGCGGCGGCGCCCGGCCAGGAGGCCGAAGGCGACTCCGGCGATCCCGACGAGGATGCCGACGACACCGAGCACGCGGGCCGTGGCGTCGGTGCTCGACGTCTCGGAGGCGGCGGTCTCCTGGCGGCCGGCGTCGTCCTTCTCGCCGGCCTTGTCCGCGGCGGTGGCCCCGGGCTTCGCGCCGGCGGCCGCGGCGCCGTGCCCGCCGTCGGCCGGGGCCGACAGCTTCAGGACCGGAGCCGGGTTCTCGGGCTCCGCCGCGCCGTCCGCGGGCTCCTCGATCCAGCGCACGACCTGCTTGTTGTCGTACGTCTGGAGGGCCTTGAGGACGAGCCGGTCGGTGTCCTCGGGGAGCTGGCCGAGGGAGAGCGGGAACTGCTGGAACTGGCCGGGGCCGATCTTCGAACCGTCCGCGGTCCAGGTGACCTTGGTGACGGCGTCGGTGATCTTCTTGCCGTGCAGCTCCAGCGGCTTGGCGAGCTTGGACCGGGTGACGTCGATCTTCCAGCCGGGGACCGGCTGCGGCATCACGGAGGCCAGCGGGTGGTCGGCCGGGAAGTTGATCTCGACCTTGACGGTGGAGGCGTCGTCGCGCTCGTTCGGGACCTTCACGTTGACGGTCGCGTACCCGCCCTGGGCGGCCTCGCCCTGCGGCTGCACGCCGACGTGCGCGGAGGCGGTGCCGGACAGCAGCAGGACGGAGGAGGCGGCGACACCGCCGGCGATGGCGATACGGGACAGAACGGTCCGGTTCAGGACGGCCCGGGACAGAGCTGTGCTCATGGAAGGACTCCACTCGACGGAGGGAACGGGATACGGGAGAGGGGGATGTCCCCGCGGATGCGGGGACGTCCGCGGTCCCACTCCCCGTCCCGTGGGACGTCGCCGAGGCGCTGGAGCGGACCGCGTCAGGCTGCGAGCGCGAGCGCGCAGCGGGCGGCGGCCGGTGGGCCGCGGCGGATCACCGTGTCCGCGAGGGCCACCACCACGGGCGGCGGCGAGGAGTCGAAGGAGGTACGGGCGGGGCCGCGCGGACCGGTGGCCGGAGCGGCCGGCAGACCGGCGAGCAGGGCCCGTACGAAGGAGAGCGCGGCGCGCAGCGAACGGACGAGCGCGCAGCCCGCGACCCCGGCGGCGCCCTCCGCGGACAGCCGCACGAGCCGGCCGAGGGCCAGGTCGCCGCGGCGCAGCAGCCAGCCGGTGGCCAGCGCGGCGAGCAGGTGGCCGAGCAGCATGGGCAGGCTCGGGAGCAGTCCGGCGGCCGGGTCGGCCGCGCCCATGGCGTGGGCCAGGTGCGGGTTCACCCCGCCGGTCGTCGCCCCGCCGGTCATCGCCCCGGTGCCTGTCGCGCCGGTCGCGGCCCCGGAACCGAACGGGCCGATGCCGGCGTCGCCGACGATCCGGGCGGCCTCGGCGGGGCTCAGGTGGACGGCGCCGCGTCCGCAGACCAGGGTGGCGGCGAGCCGAACGAGCGCGTCGTTCGCCCCCGTTCCGGTCCCGGTGCCCTGGCCGAGCGGGCGCTGCCCGAGGCCGAACAGGGCGTGCAGGGCGAGCTGCCCCACGGTGAGGGCGCCGACGACGCTCGGCAGGGAGCGTTCCCGGCCGGTGAAGAGGACGGTGACCCCGAAGACGCCGAGCAGTCCGGCGATCAGCGACCAGGCCGCGATGCCCGCGCAGGCGGCCAGCGCGTGGCCGAGCGCGCCCAGCACGACACAGACCGCGGTGAACACCGCGGCCCTCAGCATGCGTGGCGCGAGCGCGGGGGCAGACATGGCGGGGCCATCATCGCACCAGGCACCTCCCACCGATACGGCAGGTCCGGAAGGTCACTCTTGCGTCGTCCTCGGGCGGTTCGCTCCGCCATACACCGGGGCGGAGCGCGCGGGAATCCGCCGGACGAGCGGACTTCGTCCCCCCGCGTGCTTACGGAGGGTTCCGTTCGGCAATACGTATCGGTATGTCGTGCCGCAGCATGTCGAGCCGCAGCCAGGAGGCTGGAGCATGAGCATCTGGTGGTCCTTCCATCTGCGGCGCGATGCCGCGAGCGTGCCGCTCGCCCGGCGGCTGCTGCTCGGGGCGATGGAGACGGCGGGCGTCGACCCGGACGTCTCGTACGAGCTGTCGGTCGCCCTGACGGAGGCGTGCGCGAACGCCGTCGAGCACGGCGGCCGTCCCCTGAACGGGACCGTGGGCGCGCCGCGCGCCGGCGAGGAGTACCGGGTCACCGCCTATCTCGACGGGGAGACCTGCCGGATCGAGGTGGCGGACTCCGGGCCGGGCTTCCCGGGGGCCCCGGGCCGCTCGCGCGGGTGGCTGCCGGCGCCCGCGGCCCCGGACGCGGAGAGCGGACGGGGGCTGCGGCTGATCGAGGAGCTGGCCGACCACGTCCACTTCGGGCGGACGGGCCGGGGCGGCGCGCTGGTCAGCTTCGACAAGATCGTCAAATGGCGGGCGGACGCTCCGCTCGCGCTCGCCTGACACGGCGCCGGGAAACGCGAAGGCCCGCCCATGCCTGATCGGCACGGGCGGGCCGTGTGCCTGCCGCCGCAGAGGGGTACGGGCTCGCCCCGACGCGCCCCGGAGGAGAACCGAGGCACAAAAAGAAGGATCAGCCCTGGAGGCCGGCCATCCACGCCTCGACGTCCGCGGAGGTGCGCGGCAGCGTCTCCGAGAGGTTCCGGTTGCCGTCGGCCGTGACGAGGATGTCGTCCTCGATCCGGACGCCGATGCCCCGGTACTCCTCCGGCACGGTCAGGTCGTCGGCCTGGAAGTACAGACCCGGCTCGACGGTCAGGCACATGCCCGGCTCCAGCGTCGCGTCGACGTACGTCTCGGTGCGCGCGGCGGCGCAGTCGTGGACGTCCATGCCGAGCATGTGACCGGTGCCGTGCAGGGTCCAGCGGCGCTGGAGGCCCAGCTCCAGGACACGGTCGACCGGGCCCTCGACGAGGCCCCACTCGACGAGCTTCTCGGTGAGCACGCGCTGCGCGGCGTCGTGGAAGTCGCGGTAGTGGGCGCCGGGCTTCACCGCGGCGATGCCCGCCTCCTGCGCCTCGTACACGGCGTCGTAGATCTTGCGCTGGATGTCGGTGAACGTGCCGCTGATCGGCAGCGTGCGGGTGACATCGGCGGTGTAGAGCTCGTTGGTCTCCACACCGGCGTCGAAGAGCAGCAGGTCGCCGGCGCGGACCGGGCCGTCGTTGCGGACCCAGTGCAGGGTGCAGGCGTGCGGGCCGGAGGCGGCGATGGTGCCGTAGCCGACGTCGTTGCCCTCGACGCGGGCGCGCAGGAAGAAGGTGCCCTCGATGTAGCGCTCGCTGGTGGCCTGGGCCTTGTCGAGGACCTTGACGACGTCCTCGAAACCGCGGGCGGTGGCGTCGCAGGCCTTCTGCAGCTCGGCGACCTCGAACGCGTCCTTCACGAGGCGGGCCTCGGAAAGGAAGACCCGCAGCTCCTCGTCCTGCTCGGCGGTGACCTTGTCGGCCAGCGCGGCCTCGATGCCGGCGTCGTGGCCGCGGACGTTGCGGACCGGGCCGGTGGCCTCGGCGAGGTGCGCGGGCAGCTCGCGGACGTCCTTCGCCGGAAGGCCGAGCAGCTGCTCCGCCTCGGCGAGGGAGTGGCGGCGGCCGACCCACAGCTCGCCCTGGCCGTCGAGCCAGAACTCGCCGTTCTCGCGGTTCGAGCGCGGCAGCAGGTAGATCGTCGCCTCGTGGCGGTCCTCGCCGACGACCGGCTCCAGGACGAGCACGCCGTCCTGCGTCTGGTCGCCCGTGAGGTACGCGTACTCGGTGGAGGCGCGGAAGGCGTACTCGGTGTCGTTGGACCGGGTCTTGAGGTTGCCGGCCGGGATCACCAGGCGCTGGCCCGGGAAGCGGGCGGACAGCGCGGCGCGGCGGGCGGCGGTGTGCGCGGCCTGGGCGATCGGCTCGAGACCGTGGAGCTCGGTGTCGGCCCAGCCGGACTGCATGTTCTCGGCCAGCTCGTCGGAGACGCCCGGGTACAGGCCGTTCTTGCGCTGCTTGATCGCCTGCTCTTCGGACTGCTCCGGGGTCTCCGGGGTGTCCGTCGTGAGCTCTTCGGCCACGGGTCTGCCTCCTTTTGGTACGACTCTGAACCATCACCATCGTACGGTCGTGCGGAAGGGGGTCCAGAGGCGGAAGACCTGTTACCGCGCGGCGGCCTGTTTGTCGGCGGTGACGGTTCTCACGCGGTGGTCACGCAGCGCTCGCGGGGTGCGCACAACCTGTTGACGTCCGGCATATGCCAACCCGTGCGCTCTATGCCGTTGATGCGGCTCTATGCCGCATGGTTCGCGCCGTGCGTCACTCGAAGCGGGCGGCGAGCAGCACGACATCGTCGCCCTCGCCGGCCCCACCGGCCACGCCCTCCGCGCCCGGGCGCCGGCCCTCGGGCAGGACGGTCCGCAGGACGTGGTCGGCGACCGCGCCCGGGTCGGCCCGGTCCGCCTTCGGCACGCTCGCGGCCGCCGCGTGCAGCCGCGCGAAGGCCCGGTCGGTGTCGTCGCCGGTACGGCGCAGCAGCCCGTCGGTGTAGAGCAGCACCGTTTCTCCGGGCGCGGGCGACAGCTCCACGCTCGGCGCCTCCCAGCAGGCGAGCATGCCGAGCGGGGCGGACAGCGAGGTCTCCACGAACTCGGTGCGGTGGGCGCCGACGAGCAGCGGCGGCGCGTGGCCGGCGCCGGCGAGGAGGATCCGGCGGGCCCGCGGCTCGCAGTAGGCGAAGAGCGCGGTGGCCGAGCGGGCCGGCTCGGTGAGCCGCAGCAGCAGTTCCAGGTCGGACAGGACGGCGACCGGATCCTCGCCCTCCATCACGGCGTACGCGCGCAGGGAGGCGCGCAGCCGTCCCTTCGCGGCCAGCGCGCCCGGTCCGCCGCCGCTGACGGAGCCGACGGCGAGCCCGAGCCCGCCCTCGGGCAGCGGCAGCGCGTCGAACCAGTCGCCGCCGCCGGGCGCTCCACCGCCGTGTGTTCCGCCGCCGTGTGCTCCGCCGTTCCGCGCGCCGCCGCCGCGGTGCCGGACGGCGAGCTGGACGCCGGGCACCAGGGGGAGCCGGTGGGGCAGGAGTTCCTCGGCGAGGGCGGTGGAGTGGGCGCGGGCGCGCTCGACTTCGAGGAGACGGCCGAGGTGCGCGGTGGCGAGTCCGCCGTACAGACCGACGAGATGGCGCTGGCGTTCGGCGGGCTCGGCGGGTTCGTCGTACAGCCAGACGGCGGCGCCGAGCGTGCCGGTGTCCTGGGTGGCGAGCGGCAGCGCGTAGCTGGCGGCGTAGCCGAGGCGGGCGGCGACCTCGCGGTGCCGCGGGTCGAGATCCCGTGCGGAGCGCAGGTCGGGGACGGCGATCGGGCGGGGCAGGGCGCCTTCGGGCAGCGGGTCGAGCCCGTCGAGGATGCGGCCGTACGAGGTGACGTCGCGCGGCACGGTCTCGATGGTGCCGAGGTCCGCGTGGGCCAGACCGAGGCCGATGGTGCTGGCCGGGCCGAGACCGTCGGCGGGTTCGAGGACGGCCATGCCGCGGCGGGCGCCGACGAGGGAGGCGCCGGCGCGCAGCAGTTCGCGCAGCGCGTCGTCGAGGGAGGCCGTGCGGATCAGGGCCTCGGTGAGGTCGTGGAGCAGGGTGAGATCCGAGACCCAGCCGGCCAGCCGGTCCTGGAGCGGACCGTCACCGGAGAGGGTTCCGGCGGCGGACGGCGGCCCGCCGGGGAGCGGTGGGGGGAGTGG contains the following coding sequences:
- a CDS encoding prephenate dehydratase (C-terminal ACT domain of the bifunctional chorismate mutase-prephenate dehydratase (CM-PDT) enzyme and the prephenate dehydratase (PDT) enzyme; cd04905;~Prephenate dehydratase [Streptomyces venezuelae ATCC10712];~Prephenate dehydratase; pfam00800;~identified by MetaGeneAnnotator; putative;~prephenate dehydratase; Provisional;~putative L-Phe binding site [chemical binding]) encodes the protein MSATRYTYLGPEGTFTEAALRTLPEAATRVLVPMVSVPAALDAVRNGEAAAALVPIENSVEGGVTATLDELASGEPLMIYREVLLPIAFALLVRPGTKLSEIKTVTGHPVAQPQVRNWLRAHLPDAVWESAASNADGARLVQEGRFDAAFAGEFAAATYGLEPLVTEIHDAENAETRFVLVGRPARPAAPTGADKTSVVLWLGDDHPGALLELLQEFAVRGVNLMLIQSRPTGAGIGNYCFAVDAEGHISDRRVGEALMGLKRMCPKVRFLGSYPRAGVEAGDLPPLRRGTSDTAFTAASDWLARAQDGRA
- a CDS encoding dyp-type peroxidase family protein (Dyp-type peroxidase family protein [Streptomyces venezuelae ATCC10712];~Dyp-type peroxidase family; cl01067;~identified by MetaGeneAnnotator; putative), whose amino-acid sequence is MSTPVNTSDDTPGNDGTTVEMSRRRVLGTLGAAGAGGLVVGAVSGAGIASAVSGESAPSAPALTTVGSTEVMFHGKHQAGITTPLQSRGHLIAFDLVPGAGRKEAAALLRRWSTTAGTLMEGKPANGADTDISLDAGPSSLTLTFGFGRTFFDRTGLTARRPAQLDPLPAFSSDVLDPKRSEGDLWVQIGADDALVAFHALRAVQKDAAGAARVRWQMNGFNRSAGATAKPMTARNLMGQVDGTNNPVPAQSSFDQRIFVPDGASGAQAWMAGGSYAVVRRIRMLLDDWEGLSRPEQEQVIGRRKSDGAPLSGGSETTPLDLNKLGADGKTVIPNNAHSRISAPAQNGGAAMLRRPFSYHDGIGADGTPDAGLLFIAWQADPLRGFVPVQRKLDRGDALSAFIRHETSGLFAAPGGPATGEYVGQRLLEA
- a CDS encoding copper resistance protein D (CopC domain; pfam04234;~Copper resistance protein D [Streptomyces venezuelae ATCC10712];~Putative copper export protein [Inorganic ion transport andmetabolism]; COG1276;~identified by MetaGeneAnnotator; putative), coding for MLTTAPRLGPALARLLLVVAALLGTLLATAGPASAHAALTGSDPQDGAVIATAPKEVNLTFSEQVAMSDDSLRVLDPAGKRVDTGEIRDLCSNSTVRYGVALLPGLPDGTYTVAWQTVSADSHPISGAFTFSVGAPSKTAVSLPDTAVGGGLVGALYGIARYLAYAGFVVLVGGGAFVLACWPGGAAVRPVQKLVVRGWLTLTAATLALLLLRHPYTRTGRLADVFDLGGLRAVLETKTGAALSSRLLLLGAAALFVAVLFGAYARRREEADHRDLTFGLALGGTVVAAGVAGTWALAEHASTGLQPGIAMPVDILHLLAVAVWLGGLATLLVALHRAPAALGRAAVERYSTLAFGAVVVLAATGIYQSWRQVGTWSALTGTRYGQLLLVKAGLVAVLLGIGWISRRWVRRLGEPAPAGDGTGAAAGSDAEATGEEPTDVVEADEAAEAAEVDAERAEQLARQRAAVATARRKKERDADPERSGLRRSVLTEASVAVVLLAVTTVLTSTEPARTEEEAGPARTAAGAPAVPNRPVDVRLPFDTGGANGKGTVQLTLDPGRTGANALHIYVVRPDGSALDVPEVKVAFTLTAKGIGPLPVVPDRIQTGHWSASGVQLPMPGEWLMRVTVRTSDIDQTTIEKNVKIG
- a CDS encoding copper metallochaperone, bacterial analog of cox17 protein (Copper metallochaperone, bacterial analog of Cox17 protein [Streptomyces venezuelae ATCC10712];~Protein of unknown function (DUF461); pfam04314;~identified by MetaGeneAnnotator; putative); amino-acid sequence: MNRRTTSLSAFSAIAVAAALTLTGCSSDSGSDAPAKADAGKPQLKVSGAFMPQPVMDMAGGFLTITNTGDTADKLTSVTSVISDDVSLHETKNQKMQPVKSFDVPANGELKLERGGNHIMFMQLKQKPKQGEKVAIELHFEKSDAIKVDLPVEAPNHNPKQH
- a CDS encoding hypothetical protein (Cu(I) binding site [ion binding];~SCO (an acronym for Synthesis of Cytochrome c Oxidase) family; composed of proteins similarto Sco1, a membrane-anchored protein possessing a soluble domain with a TRX fold. Members ofthis family are required for the proper assembly of cytochrome c...; cd02968;~identified by MetaGeneAnnotator; putative;~overlaps another CDS with the same product name;~secreted protein [Streptomyces pristinaespiralis ATCC25486]), with the translated sequence MSDKTPPAVKAAGSAGNAGSAGGSGGGEGRRPGRRAPLIIAVVAIAAAIGITAVVGSDGGDDKKTDATASGVTQITGGSDPDKAGTALDRPFAKPDLVLTDTQGKSFDLRERTKGKATLVYFGYTHCPDVCPMTMSNIAIARKQLPKADQDKLQVVFVTTDPERDTAAELGKWLPAAGDPSFIGLTGDFPAIQAGARSIGIGIDPATKDKNGNVVSMHGAQVIAFSPTTDQGYVLYGENTSSDDYAKDLPKLIKGETP
- a CDS encoding nuclear export factor GLE1 (Nuclear export factor GLE1 [Streptomyces fulvissimus DSM40593];~Reeler-like domain of YcnI and similar proteins; cd08545;~UniProt-pubmed:11572948; UniProt-pubmed:20624727; UniProt-pubmed:21463507; UniProt-pubmed:18375553; UniProt-pubmed:20581206; UniProt-pubmed:12000953; UniProt-pubmed:20064060;~identified by MetaGeneAnnotator; putative), yielding MSTALSRAVLNRTVLSRIAIAGGVAASSVLLLSGTASAHVGVQPQGEAAQGGYATVNVKVPNERDDASTVKVEINFPADHPLASVMPQPVPGWKIDVTRSKLAKPLELHGKKITDAVTKVTWTADGSKIGPGQFQQFPLSLGQLPEDTDRLVLKALQTYDNKQVVRWIEEPADGAAEPENPAPVLKLSAPADGGHGAAAAGAKPGATAADKAGEKDDAGRQETAASETSSTDATARVLGVVGILVGIAGVAFGLLAGRRRSA